CTTCTGTTCACCACTAACTTTTGCTACTGTGCTAATGGATAGTTTACACTGAATACATGTTTTTCTAACTGCCATTTTCCACCAACCAATCGAAACTggtccctttttaaaatgaactaggGAGTGTTCAATTTTTACCTGAGGTTTGCTTTTAGTCCAGTGATAAAACACCTCATCCAATCAGTGCTCTCGCGTTGAATcaagtgtttttgtgttggACTTGCACGGCAAGAACATAAGCTGGCCATTTGGCAAGACATATTGGGCACCACagaaatgaaactaaaatggATTCCCTGTACATCTGGCGCTGTTCCCCGGTGTGTCTGAGAGGTAAGAGCGTGTATCTGCAACACCACGCGGCCTGCTGCAATTCACCTCCAGAACGCTGCGCCCACATTTACTTCCTGTCCTTTGCAGTTGCACATCCATTTACTTTCACTTCTCCAGTCACTCAGAAGACCGTCCAATCAGAACACTCCACTCAGAAAACTGTCCAATCAGAACACTCCACTCAGAAAACTGTCCAATCGGAAACCAGTCGACTCAGAAAACTGTCCAATCGGAAACGTCCACTCAGAAAACTGTCCTATCAGAAGAGTGCAGGGTTAAGCAGTCTCTCCCCCCAGTCTCTCTCGACCCTGAGTGGCATGTTCGGTGGCGTATGGCCTACTGGATCATGGGCGACGGTCGGTTCCATATGCCACCACCCGCTTGGCCTCCATGTTCCTGCTTTTACACAAACTAAGCTCTCAGGTACTCTGCTGGAGCCACTGTTTTGGGAACCTGAATCAGCGGGTGCTTTGGATGCTGACCAGTGGCTAGATTGCAGACATCACTAAAGCCTTCATGACTGTGGATCTCCTGGGCCAGGAACACAATCACAATGTGTTTAATCAACAAGAGGTGGCCTTcctataaaaacaaacaagccgcTCTCTACAGCTGCAAGGCACAGCGTCTTCTACAAGCagtgacaggtttttttttttcagacaagtGACTTTCTACGAGAGAGCAGAGATACAAGTAAGTGCGGCTAAGAGCTGAATAGTTTGCAgggtgagcgtgtgcgtgttgtATGTTTGACCCACATGAAAACCTACCACTGTACGTCAAATAGGTAAACTATTCTTCCTTCACTGACACTATAAAAAAGGCCACACAGGCTTAACATGATAACcatcttaaaataataaatgcaagataagaaataaacaaataagttAAAAGATCTCAAGGGCCTTCCACTTAGACTAGATTGACACAAAATTATAAGATAGATACCATCTTACAAACAGTGGTTCCTTCCAAGAACCAAGTCCACTGTATCATTGAGCACTTCACATTGAGCGCTTCACTTTAAATTTGGTCCAGTAATTCCCAGGTATATAAACAGGTTACAGGAAGAGAACATAGCTGTAAACATAGCATGCCATGCTAAATTATGGTGacttgaataaattaaattaattacaatttGCAAACACTTGCAAATAAAAGGTAAGTTAAAAAGAAATTCCCTCCTCTCCAAATCGAGTGTTTTAAGTggaaacaatgtgtgtgtgtgtgtatgcgtttatATACCCTGTGCAACTCATGGTGCTGGCGTGAACAACAGTGTAATACTTGATGTTAGCCAGTAGAGGGAGCAACGGGTCCAGTGTCAGTTCACCACCAAGCCGTCCTGGTATGTTGTGGTTCTAGAACACATAACAGCATCATTGTGCTGGTTTTCAGCAGATATAAAGCTCAACAAACAGCAAACCAGAATAACTTGACAGGTAATTGGGTAACAAAAAACTCCCTGAACACATCCTGTAATGATTAACAGGAACAGGAattaacacacactctctctctcacacacacacacacactcacacacccacacacacactctctctctcacacacagacacacacactcacacacactctctcacacacacacacacacactctctcacacactcacacacacacacactctctctctcacacacacacacacacacacacacacacacacactctctctctcacacacacacacacacactcacacacccacacacacactctctctctcacacacagacacacacactcacacacactctcacacacacacacacactctctcacacactcacacacacacacacactctctctctcacacacacacacacacacacacacacacacacacacacacacacacacacacacacacacacacacactctctctctcacacacacacacaccactcacacacacttcacacacacacacacactctctcacacacacacacacacacacactctctctttacacacccacacacacacacacaccacactcacacacactctcacacacacacacacacactctcacacactcacacacacacacacactctctctctcacacacccacacacacacacacacgcacacacacactctctctctcacacacacacacactcacctgtcacAGCAGCAGAATATGGAGCAGGGCCCGGTCTCTGGGCCGCGGAACTTTCCGGAGCCGGGCGTGTCCTTGCACTCGGCGATGAAGGTGTGCAGCTGGGTCACATGCTCAGGCTCCTGGGTCTGGTGCTGCAGAGCAGGGATACACATtcacaatctttaaaaaatttaacctttatttaaccaggtaagtCTCACTGAGAAGAAGAATCTTTTTtccaagagagacctggccaagccTGCAGCGGcaggaaaaacataaaacttaCAGGCTACAAATGTTTAGGACCAATCACacccaacacaaaacaacacaccagAAATATACTAGTAAAAGGCAttaacagtaaaaacaacaaataacatgtagttgttccaatgaccttcgccATGCACTTagtgtacgtcgctttggataaaagcatctgaaatgtaatgtaataacaatatcacacaaaatacattaaaatcacATGCCATAAAACTGGGGTTATAAGGGACTGTTAATCACAAACAAAGTCAactcctgattggttgtttccAAGCCTTTCATTAGTGATTTAAATTCACTGAATGTATTGGGTTTCTTTCTATGACCGCAGATTAATCAAGCCTGTCCCACTTTGCATTTCTCCTTCCATCCCAcatctccctcctccttcctcactctttccccctcttctaCTCACCCTCTTCTGTcgtccctcccctcctcccccccccggggctctATTACATTACTGTCTCTGTGGTGGtgttccctccctcctgcaCAGGCAGAGCCACGGGGTCTGCTCTGGCCTTAATGGATTTAAGGAGCTTATAACACAGATAACCCACCTCAGCTGCTTCCTTGGATGTGAATCTGCGGCTAATTCTGaagtggaaacaaacacaggcagagtGTGCGAAGTGTGCTAAGAGTGtagagcagggttgggcagctctaGTGTGTGGCATAACTGACACCTGTGTCAAACCTGTGCCATTCTGCTTTaacctccctcactctcttcaCTTTCACCTCCACTCTGTGTCCTTTCCACATCCCCCTGtactcccttcccccctcctctcctcctcttcccctttccttctcctcttcctctgctccctctcctctcctctcctcctcctcctcatcctcctctccctctcctctcctcccttcccccctcctctcctcctcctcctccacctgctcctcctcatcctcctccggTACCTTGATGGTCTCGTAGGCCCCAGTGATGAGGGCGATGAAGAGCGACAGCACCATGTAGATGAAGAGGGAGATGAAGGTGTAGAGGTAGACCTGGCTGAAGATCCACACCAGCGGGCTGCTGCCCTGCATGCCCACGAAGGTCACGTACATGTCGTCCCCGTTGATCAGCGAGAAGAGGCACTCGGACACCATGGACAGGGAGCggaactgggggggggcacaggggggcacaggggggcaCTGCTGTTAGCACCCTCAACACCACGGGTGGCCAATCTACCGATCCGAAAAGGGGTCGGTGTGGGTGATTCAAATAATTAACTACTAACTTATAaaggtctttatttttttatttattttatttaaactttatttacccatggtaggttcactgagcatggatgctcttttgcaggaacgccctgcttcatgGAGTATAACTGGGCAAGGCCAAGGTCTCAGTGTACAGCTTTCTTCAGTGTCTACACGATCTATGACTAGAGAAAACTTTACACTGAGAAGATAGACTTGTCCAGTTGTCCACAATTAAAAGTTACAGCTTCATGCATACTTACTGTCTCAGCTTTATTTGACGTGATAGGCTAGGCAAGTCTGTACCTTGACGTGATTGGCTCAGCGGGTCCATACCTTGACCTGATTGGCTCGGCGGGTCCGTACCTTGAGCTGATTGGCTCGGCGGGTCCATACCTTGACGTGATAGGGCCCCAGGACGATCCAGCCGCAGAAGCAGTAGCCCATGTAGATGGCGGCGGCGCAGCAGCAGAAGCGGATGACGTTGGGGAAGGCGGCGCGGAGGGTGATGATCAGGATCTGCCGGGGGGTTAGTAAGGCACAGTACTTCACCTCCTGCGGGTCGCGTACAAATGCGGCTACagaggatgatgaagatgaagatgaagagccGTCACTCACGTTGTACTTCTGGAAGAAGCTGAAGTAGCGGAtgacccccacccacaccagcaAGGTGGAGGTGCCCAGCAGGATCCCACACACGTCATAGGAGGACAGGTTCTGCGGGGGGGACAGAGAGTTGGATGAAAAGGGGGTGAAGGGgagggatgtggggggggtgaagggagCGGGGTGAAGTGGGGTGTTTGGGGGTGACCAGGGTGAAGGGgacggtgaggggggggggcaaggaagAGGACGATCAAAGTACAGTTTACTTCCTGAGTAAGCCGGGGTTAGTGGTGTTGGGGTTAGCGGTGTTGGGGTTAGTGGTTTTGGGGTTAGTGGTTTTGGGGTTAGTGGTGTTGGGGTTAGTGGTTTTGGGGTTAGCGGTGTTGGGGTTAGTGGTTTTGGGGTTAGTGGTTTGGGGTTAGTGGTTGGGTTGGGGTGTAGTGGTTTGGGGTTAGGGTGTTGGGGTTAGTGGTTTTGGGGTTAGCGGTGTTGGGTTAGTGGTTTGGGGTTAGCGGTGTTGGTTAGTGTTTGGGTTAGGTGTTGGGGTTAGTGGTTTTGGGGTTAGCGGTGTTGGGGTTAGTGGTTTTGGGGTTAGTGGTGTTGGGGTTAGCGGTATTGGGGTTATTGGTGTTAGGGTTAGCGGTGTTGGGGTTAGCGGTGTTGGGGTTAGCAGTGTTGGGGTTAGTGGTTTGGGGTTAGCGGTGTTGGGGTTAGTGTTGGGGTTAGTGGTGTTGGGGTTAGTGGTTTTGGGGTTAGGTGTTGGGGTTAGTGGTTTGGGGTTAGTggtgttggggttagggtgtTGGGGTTAGTGGTTTTGGGGTTATGGTGTTGGGGTTAGGTTTGGGGTTAGGGTGTGGGTTATGGGTTAGGGGTTGGGTAGCGTGATGTAGGTGTTGAGGTTGCGGTGTTGGCGTTACGATGAGTGCGCCTGAGTGATGCGACTTGATGAAGCTGCGTGATGTGACCCACTGACCACCAGCAGGATGTACCAGCCATTAATGAACTCCAGCCTGTCGCCCCAACACACACGGCGCCCCAGGCTGCTCCTGAAGAACCGCACAAActcctgtgtgggtgtgtgtgtgtgtgcatgtgtgcgtgtgtgtgtgtgtgtgtgtgcgtgtgtgtgagacagaggagataataaaatagaaaaaaacaggaacttaaaaaaaaaaacaacaactacactttaaatgtataaaacattcctgccccacctgtctctctctccccctctctctcttccccgccctccctctctccctctccccctctctcccccaccctccctctctctctctctctctgcctctcccacctctctgtccctccctctcccccctctctcctccctccctctctctccctccctccctccctctcttacgTTCTGCAGGAATATTCCCCTGACGATGGACCTCCCACACAGCAGTAGGGACAGCAAACACACCACCGCCACCAGCAGGTCAAACAGCAGCCGCTGGTAGTTCTCCGCtgtcggggcggggggggggagggagtaggaggaggggaggacagAGAAGAGGAGCACAGGAGAcgagtggaggagaggaaaagagaggatAGACAAAAGAATGTTAGTAATCATCACCAGAAAATTCCCATCAGTGCTCACCTGTCACCTGAAACCAGTTTCTGTTCCACTTCCTATATCTCAGGACTCGTCCGTGCATcacactcctctcctcctccttccctttctctttctctctcacctccttTTTACACTTTATTATGAATGCTgttctccccccttctctcccagTGCAGAATGGCCAATCGCAGGGTTGGTAGTGAGCCTTGGGAGCATATGGCACCCCGTACCCCCTctcaacccaccccaccccccccccccacctccccaaaccccccacccccctcaccgtGCCCCGACACGCTGGGGTCTGTGCACTCCTGGATGGAAGCTTTGTTATGCAGGCTAATCTTCACCTGCCCACTGTGAGCCTTGTTATCCAGCacaatctgagagagagagagggagagagagagagatagagagagagagagggagagagagagagagagagagagagatgtaagCACTGCAGGAAGTTACTTATAAACCGACACACAGCATGTACACTACAATCTGAGGTATCCATGGTCACACATGATCACACATATTTACATACGCACTGCAGGCAAAAGCATATCTGAGCAGCAGCCCTGGCCCCCCATGCAGCCCCAGTACTACGCACACAGAATAATCACAGGATCCCAGCACCCACTTTATGGGCCCGTAAAGCCTTATGTAGAGGCCTCACCTAATGCTGCAGTTATTTCTCCTAGCTGCGACATTTCACTGCGCTGCAAACCGCGCACTACAAACCACAAGGTGCGCTGCAGACCTTCTGGGCTACAGGACGGTCATTCAGCATTAACAGCCACGCCCGACGGCTGCCGAACACCCAGGGAACCCCTGAAcactgaccctaaccctaacccctgaacacttaccctaaccctaacccctgaacactgaccctaaccctaaccctgaacaCTGACCCTAACCCCTGAACactgaccctaaccctagcccctgaacactgaccctaaccctaacccctgaacactgaccctaaccctaacccctgaacactgaccctaaccctaacccctgagcactgaccctaaccctaacccctgaGCACTGACCGTGACGGTGAAGGTGTAGCAGTCTGGGATCTCATTGTTAATGATGGTCTGGATGTTTATGGCCTTCAGCTGGAACTCTATGGTCACATTGATCAGcctgggaaagagagggaggggggagggagggggggggggggatgaggaagagaggagaaagggaggagagagaagagaggggggaaaaaagagaggggagatGGAGAATAagaaagaaggaggaggagaaagatggGAAAGCGAGGGAGGGTGAGGAACAagatcaaaaacattttaatttactcCAGTCACGCTTGACGCTGTTACATCAGCAAAACATGCAAAGAATGTGTGCATACGGgtatgtctgcatgtatgtctgtgtgtgtgtgtgtgtgtgtgtgtgtgtgtgtgttccttgtATGCAtaagtttgtatgtgtgttccTTGtatgcatgagtttgtgtgtgtgtgtgtgtgtgtgtgtgtgtgtgtgtgtgagagtgcgtgcgtgcgtgtgtgtgtgtgtgcgtgtgagtgcgtgcgtgcgtgcgtgcgtgttgtgtgtgtgtgcatgtctgagtgtgtgtgtgtgtatgtgtgtgtgtgagtgtgtgtgttgtgtgtgtgttgtgtgtgcgtgcgtgcggtgtgtgtgtgtgtgtgtgtgtgtgtgtgtgtgtgtgtgtgtatgttccttgtatgcatgcgtttgtgtgtgtgttgtgtgtgtgtgtgtgttgtgtgtgtgtgtgtgtgtgggtgtgtgtgtgtgtgtgtgtgtgtgttgtgtgtgtgtgtgttgtgtgtgtgtgtgtgtgtgtatcatccGTTACTACAAGCCATTACAAAACTATGTCAATTGGAAAGCAAAGCAACCTAGCAAGATAGTTTTTGGTTTTCTTCATTACTGGCAGTCACTGTATATGGAGAGGAATGTGCCCATAACCCTCCCTGCTACGGTATTAATGCCTGAGATTCAAATGTCTGTTCTGCCCTTTTTTAATTGTTATATAACATACCATAACATaccataacataatgatgagaacaggccattcaccccaacaatgctcgccattttcctaaatCTATCTATGGGTATATCGATGGGTATATCGATGGGTATAACTGAACGACATCAGACAGcgactgaaatatatttgggctcttttggatttattttataattgtggacctaaataaagaattcaaatgtgtgcgtgtgtgtgtcattttatGCTCCGTACAggtttctgtgtggtgtgtgtgtgtgtgtgtgtgtttatgctccGTACAggtttctgtgtggtgtgtgtgtgtgtgtgtttatgctccGTAGAggtttctgtgtggtgtgtgtgtttgtgtttgtgcgtgcgtgtgtgtgtatatgtgtgtgtgtgcgtatatgtgtgtgtgcgtgtgtgtgtgtgtgtgcatgtgtgcgtgtgtgtatatatgtgtgcgtgcgtgtgtttatatatgtgtgtgtgcgtgtgtgtgtatatgtgtgtgtgtgtgtgcgtgtgtacgtgtgtgtgtatatgtgtgtgtgagcgtgtatatgtgcgtgtgtgtgtgtgtgtgcgcgtgtatgtgtgtgtgcgtgtgtgtgtatgtgtgtgcgtgtgtgtgtatatgtgtgtgtgcgtatatgtgtgcgtttgtgtgtgtgtgtgtttatatatgtgtgtgtgtgtgtgtgtgcgtacgtgtgtgtgtgtgtgtgtatatgcgtgtgtgtgcgtgtgtgtgtgtgtatatgtgtgtgtgtgtgtgtgtgtgtttatatgtgtgtgtgtgtgtgtgtttatatatgtgtgtgtgcgtgtgtgtgtgtatatgtgtgtgcgtgtgtgtgtgtgtgtttatatgtgtgtggtgtgtgtgtgtgttgggcgtgtgtgtgtatatgtgtatgtgtgtatgtgcgtgtgcgtgtgtgtgtgtgcgtgtatatgtgtgtatgtgtgtgtgtgtgcgtatatgtgtgtgcgtgtgtatatgtatgtgtgtgtgcgtgcggtgtgtgtgtgtgtgtgtgtgtgtgtgtgtgtgagagtgtgtgtgtgtctgtgtgtgtgtgtgtgtatgttccttgtatgcatgcgtttgtgtgtgtgttgtgtgtgtgtgtgtgtgtgtgttgtgtgtgtgtgtgtgtgtgtgtgtgtgtgtgtgtatgttccttgtatgcatgcgtttgtgtg
This genomic window from Anguilla rostrata isolate EN2019 chromosome 17, ASM1855537v3, whole genome shotgun sequence contains:
- the mcoln1b gene encoding mucolipin-1b; translation: MASPGCNDCNHDSERGKLLTSATYYGSGDSHQHVAPGNPPPQPQPQPQRLGGWAVSKRDEEEEEELRRKLKYYFMSPCDKFHAKGRKPFKLGLQMLKIVIVTAQLVLFGLSNQMVVTFNEENTASFKNIFLKDYGEDTEEPLTVYTQSDVYSHIQYAIEQYLALPATTVGRYAYVYGVGVNGSALSLCQRYFRKGSIDPANDTFDIDPHVVTECIGVNPLATPPGPLGHTYKNLTLQFHKLINVTIEFQLKAINIQTIINNEIPDCYTFTVTIVLDNKAHSGQVKISLHNKASIQECTDPSVSGHAENYQRLLFDLLVAVVCLLSLLLCGRSIVRGIFLQNEFVRFFRSSLGRRVCWGDRLEFINGWYILLVVSGSHHAASSSRITQNLSSYDVCGILLGTSTLLVWVGVIRYFSFFQKYNILIITLRAAFPNVIRFCCCAAAIYMGYCFCGWIVLGPYHVKFRSLSMVSECLFSLINGDDMYVTFVGMQGSSPLVWIFSQVYLYTFISLFIYMVLSLFIALITGAYETIKHQTQEPEHVTQLHTFIAECKDTPGSGKFRGPETGPCSIFCCCDRTTTYQDGLVVN